Proteins encoded by one window of Rhodococcus sp. OK302:
- a CDS encoding DUF4926 domain-containing protein, with amino-acid sequence MLNLKIYDSVIITTDRYSEQGAPEGSVGYIIDIFAEDAYNVEFSDPATGVTVAWIIAHPDELEGVSQ; translated from the coding sequence ATGCTCAATCTAAAGATTTATGATTCAGTCATAATTACGACCGATAGATATAGCGAGCAAGGCGCGCCCGAGGGGAGTGTTGGATACATAATAGATATATTCGCCGAGGATGCATATAATGTGGAGTTTTCAGATCCAGCCACGGGAGTAACGGTTGCGTGGATTATTGCACACCCGGACGAACTGGAGGGAGTGTCCCAGTGA
- a CDS encoding SMI1/KNR4 family protein has protein sequence MDLEKISRYVASPELVEVEDLTPMEQVALPDYWLNALTGDTAFRVSETLSQWNNFGRPILGDTYRNIKETLTDVRLLKSQNRFFLLYDVKMVDGTDLHYLGGAPVSEGDELPAYWNKFPPSLKNFYANLHNGWYYVAGKTVGPLPLEDMFRIDSFEWSILDGLSPDEYPDPSRCVATFRSGGGGYLCLHFGEEATKGVVWSSTEPPELVDYSTYLDIWTNVGLGA, from the coding sequence GTGGATCTGGAAAAAATTTCGAGATACGTCGCTTCGCCAGAGCTTGTCGAAGTTGAGGATCTAACTCCAATGGAACAGGTGGCGCTACCGGACTACTGGTTGAATGCACTAACTGGCGATACCGCGTTTCGAGTTTCGGAAACATTGAGTCAGTGGAATAATTTTGGCCGACCGATCTTGGGTGATACATACCGAAACATTAAAGAAACTCTGACCGATGTACGGTTACTGAAATCGCAGAACAGATTCTTCCTCTTGTATGATGTAAAAATGGTAGATGGGACTGATCTCCACTACCTTGGCGGGGCGCCCGTCTCCGAAGGTGACGAACTTCCAGCCTACTGGAATAAATTCCCTCCCAGCCTCAAGAATTTCTACGCCAATTTGCACAATGGTTGGTACTACGTTGCAGGTAAGACTGTCGGCCCGCTTCCTCTCGAGGACATGTTTCGCATCGACTCCTTTGAATGGTCAATTTTGGATGGACTGTCGCCTGATGAATATCCTGATCCATCTCGCTGCGTAGCAACATTCAGATCTGGGGGCGGCGGCTACCTCTGCTTGCACTTTGGCGAAGAAGCCACAAAAGGTGTTGTGTGGTCATCGACGGAACCGCCCGAATTGGTTGATTACTCCACCTACCTTGATATCTGGACGAATGTCGGACTCGGGGCCTAG